The genomic window GCAACGGTCATGGATAATACAGACCAGGGCTATTCATACAGCCTTACAGCGCAGTTAACAAAAACTTTCAACAATGGTTTGAGCGTGATGGCTGCATACAACTATGCAGTTGCAAAAAACATCGCCGACGGAAATACGCAGCATTTCTTATCATACGAAAATATTCACAGCGTAGCTGGTGGAAACTTCCCGCAGTTGGGATTTTCATTGGACGATCAACGCCACAGGTTTATTGCTATGCTGAGCTACAGTAAAAGCTACGCAAAAGAAAAAATGTCTAGTTCGGTTTCTATGTTTTTCGAGTTGGGTAACCAGGGAGTGTTCTCCTACGTGTACAACGGTGATGCAAATGGTGATCTTGTAGCGGGAAACGATCTTATCTATGTGCCAACTCTTCAGGAAATTGAAGGGATGCAGTTTGCCGAATTGGAGTTGAATGGAGTGGTTTATTCTGCTGAAGAGCAACGAGCCATCTTCAATAATTTGATAGATCAGGACAAGCACTTGAGCAGCAGACGCGGAGATTACGCTCAGCGCCATGGAGCTCAGATGCCGGTTACCGGACGTTTGGATTTTTCCTTTCAGCAAAATTTCCATTTTAAGGTGAAGGATAAAAAAAACACACTACAATTGCGATTTGATGTGATCAACCTCACAAATCTCATCAACAATAATTGGGGCGTTGGTTGGATTCCATCCAACGACGCACCTATCTCCATTGTTGATTTGGATACAGAAAATGTGCCCACTTATCAATTGAACGCAGTTAGGGGTGAGCTCCCGACAGAGTCGTTTAGAAGATCGGCTAATATTCTGGATGTTTGGCAAATGCAGTTTGGTGTTAGGTACATTTTTAACTAACCTTCCGAACAGGAGATGATAACCCATTATGGGTTATTACATGTTCTGCCTGGTATGGAGTAGTTTTGCGGCTAAATTTTATTATGTCAGCACGAATCATATGCCAAAATCAAATCCATCGCAACAGATCCATAAACGGAACGAGGAGATTAGGACTCTGGGTTTTTTCTAACTTTGGAAGAATTGAATCCCGTTGGCGATGAAAAGAAGTACGAAGGTGTTGATAGTGGATGATGATCCTGCTTTTGCCAATTTGATGGAGAGGTTACTGATAAGGGAAGAGTTTACAGTGAGTAAACTAATTGATTCAGTCAGGGCCACTGAGGAAGTGGTTAAAAATCATTACGATCTGGTACTGGTTGACTATAAAATGCCCGGTTTAAACGGACTTCAACTGTTAGAACGAATAAAGGCTCATAAACCCAATCTTCCTGTCATCCTCATTACCAATTATGCCGATTTGCGTGTTGCTGTGAGCTCCGTTAAACTAGGGGCATTTGATTACGTGACAAAACCCATTGTTCCGTACGCGTTTCTCGCAGTGGTAACAAGAGCTTTGAGCGAAAATATGGCCGATAACGGAAAGGCAGAGGATATAGCTCGTGTGAACCAAAAGCAGGAATACATTGTGGGATCTTGCTTAAAGGCAAAAGAAACATGGGATTATGCTTGCAAAGTAGCTCCTACCAAGCTCAATGTGTTAATATGCGGCGAAAGCGGAACAGGAAAAGAGTATATCGCCCGTGTTTTGCATGATATGAGCCGACGTGTCAGTCATCCTTTTATAGCTGTAGATTGCGGAACCATCTCGCCTGAGCTGGCAACAAGCATTTTTTTTGGACATGTGAAGGGTGCTTTCACGGGTGCAAATTCAGACAAAATCGGACTGTTTGAGCAAGCCAATAAAGGCACTTTGTTTCTGGATGAAATTGGTAACTTAGCCCTTGATGTACAGGCTGCATTGTTGCGCGTAATTCAGGAAGGTAGAGTCAAACCCCTGGGGTCTTCTCACGAACTCGAAGTTGATGTACGGATTGTAGCCGCTACCAACGAAGCACTTTCGGTAAATGTGAGTCAGGGCACATTTCGTAATGATTTGTATTATAGATTGAATGAATTTGAGTTACATATTCCATCCTTGCGTGAAAGAATGGATGATCTCGAGGTATTCACCTCGGCCTTTTTGAAGCAGGCCGAAGTGGAGTTCAACAAACCAAATCTCACTATTGATCCGGAGGTGCTAAAAGCATTTAAAGGTTACTCATGGCCGGGCAACTTAAGAGAGTTGCGAAACATCGTGCGCCGCTCAGCCTTGCTCGCTAAAAATCGTATGATCAACATGAATGACATTCCCAAAGGACTCCTGGCTCCGGTTGACGAAAACCCCAAATTTTCGGGTTCACTTTTGGAAAAACAATCGAAGCGTTTCGATATTAAAGTAGGGTCCAAAGAACTTGAACGTGAATTAATCATTGCTGCTCTTGAAAAGACAAAGTACAACAAAACAAAGGCAGCCAAGGAGCTGAATATTGACCGATCCACGCTCTACAGCAAACTAAGAAGTTATGGAATTGAAGGTTGATAGGATGGGGTTTTGTTTTCGAGGCTTGTTTTTATGCGCAGTAATTCAGGTCTGATTGAATTCAAAGCATTTGCTGCTTTTTGCATCTGATTGAACTCAATTAGCAATTCAATAGATTGAAGCTGCTCACTAAGATGATCAATTCCCAGTTGTTCAAGGTTTGACCTGAGTTGATGGGACAGCCGCAGTATTTGATTCATGGCGCTATCAGGTGATTGTGTAATGTGGTTGATTTTGTCAATGATGTGGTGAACCAACATGGGCTCCATAAACTTTTCTGTCGGGCTGGTTACTTCAGGCTCCTTATCGGAGAATAACGGTAATGATTGCTCGCGCCGGTGGATCAACCCGGGAATGCCTTCAGAAATCAAAGAAATTAGCTGGTTTCGGCCGAATGGTTTTCCCAGGGTTGCAGTGAACCCCATTTCAATCAATTGCTTATGTGATTGCTCTGTTAAACTTGCTGTAAGAGCAATTACGGGTATTTGAGTGTGTTTCTGAATCGTTTTGAATAGCGTTTTACCATCCATTCCAGGCAAATTAACATCGGTCAGAATTATATCAAATTTCATTGGATCAGCAGTTATGGTTTCCAATGCTTCTTCTGCCGTTGTACACACTTGAAGTAAGTTGACGTTGGAGCCGATGTAATGATCTAATAACGTGGCATTCCATGGGTCGTCTTCTACTGCTAACACACGAATGTTATAGTAGCCTGATCGATCATTGTTGTTTTCGGTTTTCAAAGTCACACTGGAGGTTGGTGAAGTTGCAAGAGTAAGCGTAATATTAAATTTGGTGCCAACACCTAATTCTGATTCAAAGGTAATCTGCCCTCCAAGTTCTTCTACTATATGACGTGTTATAGACAGCCCCAGCCCGGTTCCACCTATATCGCCTCCGCCTCCGGTATTCATCGTTTGAAAGGGCTGGAAAATGTTCTCTCGCCAGATTTCCGGTATGCCACTTCCGCTGTCAGAAACTGTTATGACAATTGTAGCCGGAGACTGTTTTTGTTCAACTAGCATTTCTAATTGAACGAGGCCGTCTTTTGTGTTTTTGAAAGCATTACTCAGCAAATTCACCAGGGCCTGCTTTAATTTTAGTCCAGCAGTATGCACGATTTGTGTTTCTAGCCAGGGGTCGCAGTAAATCTCAAATCTGCAATTTTGCTCTTTTTTTCTTAGAGCAAACAGCATATCCAGTTCATTACAAATCTTAACAAGTGAAGTATTGGATTTTTCTACCTTGAAGCTCCCCGCGCTAATTCTTGCCTGCTCGAGAATGTTAACCAGCAGTTCATTCAAATAATCGTTTGCATAAGTTACCCCATCAATCAGCTCCATTTGCTTTTCGCTTTTTAGCTCTTTTCTTAGCATATTGGTAAAACCTGCAATGGTGTGGAGCGGAGTACGAATTTCGTGACTCATTTTTGAAAGAAAATCTTCCTTCGAGGCAGCCAAGGCTTCAGCCCTCGCCATTTCGTGTTCAAGTTGAGTGCGATACATGTTGGCGCGCCTGATGTCATAGATTACAATCAACAAGAGAACCAATCCAATCAGCATTCCTAAACCCGCAATGTTCAGAAACTGCAAATTGGAATGTTCAATTTGCCTCAAAGAGCGGTCTCGAATGTCCAACTCTTTTAAATCATTGCTCGTCGCAATTTCATCCAGCAAATGCTGCATCGCCCCGAGTAATTGTTCATTGATCTGTATCAATTCAAGCTCTGCCTGGTTCAAATCTTTTTGTTGCTTTATCTCTTCATTGAGAAGGTCGGCCAATATGGTTTTCACTACAATCAATGTTGTGTCAACAAAATAGTTGCGCACAATACTGCTGTCTACAGAGTACTCAATCCATTGTTTGATGTCGGCTTTTTTGGTGATAAGTGTATCTGTAGCCATACGTTCCTGACCAAAAAGCTTGCGAAAGAACCCACCAAGCCCTTTATACGTGTCAGGATGTTGAACAATATTAAATTGCTTAATCGTGTCAACTCTGGAAATCAATTCGGCGCGATTAACCACTGCATGGTCTATGTACGCAGAATCTGATAATTGGCGTTGAATGCGGCGAAGCGCATGCTCGGAAAAATAAAACGATGACCCCTTCTGCTTAAGATCAATGAAGTACCCATTAATCATGGCCTTTTGAAGCAAAATAGACTGAATGCTATCGAGCCGGTTGGAGTTGTCGATGAAAACTTCATTCGGCGACCCACGCATAACAGCTAACATGCTATCTACTGCCCGCGAAGCTTTTTGCGAATTGAGCATTTGCAAGCTGTCATTTGTAAGGATAAAATTGTTGAAGTGAAGGTCTGCCTGAACCATTTTGTTGTAAAGCCTATTGAGTTGACTTGCTTCAGGATTGGTGCGAGTCATGTTTTCTAACGACCGCTCAGAAACCTTGTAGCTCTCAACTGCCCAGTACGCGATGGCGCCATACGTAAAGCCAAGTACAAGAATGATAAACCATATTTTCGTAATGGAATTTCGTGATTTGTTCGTTGTTTTTTCCATTTACAAAAGAGTTCAGGTTACGCGGTTAAATCCTGATGGCTTGAACTGATCAGCGATTAGTAGATCCAGAATGACATTGAAATTTCTCTGAAACATAAGCGCCCTAAATTTAGCTCTTTTTGCCAAAGCAACTTAAGTGACTGTATGCTTTATTGTTGAAGCTGTGGTCAAAAAAATGCACCGCACCTGCTTTGGTGGTCCATGATGCAGGCGTCGAGGGTAACATGCCCGTTTCGGTCGGGCAAACCACCCAATCCTACACTGCGGTTGGTGAAATCACTTTCGGAAACACGAACACCCTGCTCTACCGCATCGAGTGCGGTTCCGCCGTTGCTCAGCACCTCCCATGCTTTGGCGTTGGCGGCTACTCCGTGCCTCCATGTGGACAGCACAAGGGGTTTGTGTCCTTCGCCTGATGTGGTTTTTTGGTCGT from Cryomorphaceae bacterium includes these protein-coding regions:
- a CDS encoding sigma-54-dependent Fis family transcriptional regulator; the protein is MKRSTKVLIVDDDPAFANLMERLLIREEFTVSKLIDSVRATEEVVKNHYDLVLVDYKMPGLNGLQLLERIKAHKPNLPVILITNYADLRVAVSSVKLGAFDYVTKPIVPYAFLAVVTRALSENMADNGKAEDIARVNQKQEYIVGSCLKAKETWDYACKVAPTKLNVLICGESGTGKEYIARVLHDMSRRVSHPFIAVDCGTISPELATSIFFGHVKGAFTGANSDKIGLFEQANKGTLFLDEIGNLALDVQAALLRVIQEGRVKPLGSSHELEVDVRIVAATNEALSVNVSQGTFRNDLYYRLNEFELHIPSLRERMDDLEVFTSAFLKQAEVEFNKPNLTIDPEVLKAFKGYSWPGNLRELRNIVRRSALLAKNRMINMNDIPKGLLAPVDENPKFSGSLLEKQSKRFDIKVGSKELERELIIAALEKTKYNKTKAAKELNIDRSTLYSKLRSYGIEG
- a CDS encoding response regulator, which gives rise to MEKTTNKSRNSITKIWFIILVLGFTYGAIAYWAVESYKVSERSLENMTRTNPEASQLNRLYNKMVQADLHFNNFILTNDSLQMLNSQKASRAVDSMLAVMRGSPNEVFIDNSNRLDSIQSILLQKAMINGYFIDLKQKGSSFYFSEHALRRIQRQLSDSAYIDHAVVNRAELISRVDTIKQFNIVQHPDTYKGLGGFFRKLFGQERMATDTLITKKADIKQWIEYSVDSSIVRNYFVDTTLIVVKTILADLLNEEIKQQKDLNQAELELIQINEQLLGAMQHLLDEIATSNDLKELDIRDRSLRQIEHSNLQFLNIAGLGMLIGLVLLLIVIYDIRRANMYRTQLEHEMARAEALAASKEDFLSKMSHEIRTPLHTIAGFTNMLRKELKSEKQMELIDGVTYANDYLNELLVNILEQARISAGSFKVEKSNTSLVKICNELDMLFALRKKEQNCRFEIYCDPWLETQIVHTAGLKLKQALVNLLSNAFKNTKDGLVQLEMLVEQKQSPATIVITVSDSGSGIPEIWRENIFQPFQTMNTGGGGDIGGTGLGLSITRHIVEELGGQITFESELGVGTKFNITLTLATSPTSSVTLKTENNNDRSGYYNIRVLAVEDDPWNATLLDHYIGSNVNLLQVCTTAEEALETITADPMKFDIILTDVNLPGMDGKTLFKTIQKHTQIPVIALTASLTEQSHKQLIEMGFTATLGKPFGRNQLISLISEGIPGLIHRREQSLPLFSDKEPEVTSPTEKFMEPMLVHHIIDKINHITQSPDSAMNQILRLSHQLRSNLEQLGIDHLSEQLQSIELLIEFNQMQKAANALNSIRPELLRIKTSLENKTPSYQPSIP